A genome region from Nocardia sp. NBC_00565 includes the following:
- a CDS encoding CGNR zinc finger domain-containing protein, translating into MHFNPYGGAAAEIAARLVNADPNRDLLQLLAESGYQPLGALDASQTAELRRWIARLDEVFTAPTVDLLNALLAETTSQPYISTHDGRSPHLHYARETAPIDERVKAYTAAGLAELFCEDPGRIGRCARDGCDLVFVDTSRNGRRRFCSTRCSNRVHVAEHRIRHSA; encoded by the coding sequence GTGCATTTCAACCCTTACGGAGGCGCGGCGGCCGAAATCGCCGCGCGACTGGTGAACGCGGACCCGAACCGGGATCTGCTGCAGCTGCTCGCCGAATCCGGCTACCAGCCGCTCGGCGCGCTCGATGCCAGTCAGACCGCCGAACTGCGTCGGTGGATCGCTCGGCTCGACGAGGTCTTCACCGCCCCCACGGTCGACCTGCTCAACGCCCTGCTGGCCGAGACGACCAGCCAGCCTTACATCTCCACCCACGATGGCCGATCGCCACACCTGCACTACGCCCGGGAAACCGCGCCCATCGACGAGCGGGTCAAGGCATACACCGCCGCTGGGCTGGCCGAACTGTTCTGCGAGGATCCGGGCCGGATCGGCCGCTGTGCTCGCGATGGCTGTGACCTGGTCTTCGTCGATACCTCGCGCAATGGCAGGCGTCGCTTCTGCTCGACACGGTGCTCGAACCGAGTGCATGTAGCGGAGCATCGAATTCGCCACTCGGCCTGA
- a CDS encoding sugar ABC transporter substrate-binding protein, which produces MRKGILGIAAVSVALLTSLTACGDDNKDSGGGAKIGVILPDSKTSARWETADRKYLQAAFDAAGIKADIQNAQGDKNAFQTIADQMITNGASVLMITNLDSGTGKAVIQKAKSQGVTVIDYDRLTLGGGAPFYVSFDNVKVGKLMGDGLARCLTDKKAVNPVVAYLNGGPTDNNATLFKNGYDSVLKPKFDAGEYVKGPDQAVPEWDNTKAGTIFEQMLTGTPNLGGVVAANDGLGNAAIAVLKKQKLNGQIPVTGQDATVQGLQNVLAGDQCMTVYKAIKLEADAGAKLAIALAKGEKGEANSTVDDPEANAKVPAVLLEPKAIFKENVNDVVADGYVSKSELCTGEFAKLCADNGVR; this is translated from the coding sequence ATGCGTAAGGGGATCCTCGGCATCGCGGCCGTATCGGTCGCGCTTCTCACCTCGCTCACTGCCTGCGGGGATGACAACAAAGACTCCGGTGGGGGCGCCAAGATCGGCGTGATCCTGCCGGACAGCAAGACCTCCGCACGGTGGGAGACGGCGGACCGCAAGTATCTGCAGGCGGCGTTCGACGCGGCGGGCATCAAGGCGGACATCCAGAACGCGCAGGGGGATAAGAACGCCTTCCAGACCATCGCGGATCAGATGATCACCAATGGGGCCTCGGTCCTGATGATCACCAACCTGGACAGCGGCACCGGTAAAGCGGTGATCCAGAAGGCGAAGTCGCAGGGCGTGACCGTCATCGATTACGACCGGCTGACGCTCGGCGGCGGCGCCCCGTTCTACGTGTCCTTCGACAATGTGAAGGTCGGCAAGCTGATGGGGGACGGGCTGGCCAGATGCCTCACCGATAAGAAGGCGGTCAACCCGGTCGTCGCCTACCTCAACGGCGGACCCACCGACAACAACGCGACGCTGTTCAAGAACGGTTACGACAGCGTGCTGAAGCCGAAGTTCGACGCGGGCGAATATGTGAAGGGCCCGGACCAGGCCGTCCCGGAGTGGGATAACACCAAGGCGGGCACCATCTTCGAGCAGATGCTCACCGGCACACCGAATCTCGGTGGCGTGGTCGCGGCCAACGACGGCCTCGGCAATGCCGCGATCGCGGTGCTGAAGAAGCAGAAGCTCAACGGCCAGATCCCGGTCACCGGCCAGGATGCCACGGTGCAGGGCCTGCAGAATGTGCTCGCGGGCGATCAGTGCATGACCGTCTACAAGGCCATCAAGCTGGAGGCCGACGCGGGTGCGAAGCTGGCGATCGCGCTCGCGAAGGGTGAGAAGGGCGAGGCCAACAGCACCGTCGACGATCCCGAGGCCAACGCGAAAGTGCCCGCGGTACTGCTGGAGCCGAAGGCGATCTTCAAGGAGAACGTGAACGACGTCGTCGCGGACGGCTATGTCAGCAAGAGCGAGCTGTGCACCGGTGAATTCGCCAAGCTCTGCGCGGATAACGGGGTCCGCTAG
- a CDS encoding ATP-binding cassette domain-containing protein: MPDTPVIELRGIEKSFGPVHVLHDVAFAVYSGEVTALVGDNGAGKSTLVKCIGGTHPIDSGEFLFEGKPVHVHNPREAADLGIEIVYQDLALCDNLDIVQNMFLGREKKHGLVLDEYGMEELAGKTLAGLSVRTVKSVRQQVASLSGGQRQTVAIAKAVLWNSKVVILDEPTAALGVAQTQQVLELVRRLADKGLAVVLISHNMNDVFAVSDRIAALYLGRMAAQVRTSDVTHAQVVELITAGRSGSLGLGNGVSA; this comes from the coding sequence ATGCCGGATACCCCGGTCATCGAATTACGCGGGATAGAAAAGAGTTTCGGTCCCGTCCACGTCTTGCACGATGTCGCGTTCGCCGTGTACTCGGGCGAGGTGACGGCGCTGGTTGGCGATAACGGCGCCGGCAAGTCGACCCTGGTCAAGTGCATCGGCGGCACCCATCCGATCGACTCGGGTGAATTCCTGTTCGAGGGCAAGCCGGTGCATGTGCACAACCCGCGCGAGGCCGCCGATCTCGGCATCGAGATCGTGTACCAGGATCTCGCGCTCTGCGACAACCTCGACATCGTGCAGAACATGTTCCTCGGCCGGGAGAAGAAGCACGGTCTCGTCCTCGACGAGTACGGGATGGAGGAATTGGCCGGAAAGACGTTGGCGGGCTTATCGGTCCGCACGGTCAAATCGGTGCGTCAGCAGGTGGCGAGCCTGTCCGGCGGCCAGCGCCAGACCGTCGCGATCGCGAAAGCCGTGCTGTGGAACAGCAAAGTGGTGATCCTGGACGAGCCGACGGCAGCGCTCGGCGTCGCGCAGACGCAGCAGGTGCTCGAGCTGGTCCGCCGGCTCGCCGACAAAGGCCTTGCGGTGGTGTTGATCTCGCACAATATGAACGATGTCTTCGCGGTCTCCGATCGAATCGCCGCGCTCTACCTCGGCCGGATGGCGGCCCAGGTGCGTACCTCCGACGTGACGCACGCGCAGGTCGTCGAACTGATCACGGCGGGCCGCAGCGGAAGTCTCGGCCTCGGAAACGGAGTAAGCGCATGA
- a CDS encoding sugar ABC transporter permease has translation MSDVVMDKVEATSSPVTELVNSYVGRVRGGNMGALPSIIALAVLSVVFWIARPVFMTQGNFANLFTQGAAIAVIAMGLIFVLLLGEIDLSAGFTSGVCAAVLAVLLTDKGWPWYAAVLVALLTGVAIGLTIGTIVVKIGIPSFVVTLAAFLALQGVALKIMDNGRNISIHDETIVAIANKNVPPLLGWVIYAVLLAGFAVIQFRKLRARTKLGLTGETGPVIALRIAAVAIVGGAAVLILNDERSRNPALHSLKGMPIVVPLIIALLLLWTFVLNRTSFGRHIYAVGGSTEAARRAGIPVDRIKIAAFVLCSTMAAVGGLIAASRANSVDPNTGGSDVLLTAVGAAVIGGTSLFGGRGRMLDAVLGAAVVAVINNGMGLMGYSAGTKFVVTGFVLLLAAGVDALSRKRALPGS, from the coding sequence ATGAGCGACGTGGTGATGGATAAGGTCGAGGCCACGTCCTCGCCGGTGACCGAACTGGTCAATTCCTATGTCGGCCGGGTGCGCGGCGGCAATATGGGCGCACTGCCCTCGATCATCGCGCTCGCCGTGCTGTCGGTGGTGTTCTGGATCGCGCGCCCGGTCTTCATGACCCAGGGCAACTTCGCGAATCTGTTCACCCAGGGCGCGGCCATCGCGGTCATCGCCATGGGGCTGATCTTCGTGCTGCTGCTCGGCGAGATCGACCTGTCGGCCGGATTCACCAGCGGTGTCTGCGCGGCGGTGCTCGCGGTGCTGCTCACCGATAAGGGATGGCCCTGGTATGCGGCGGTGCTGGTCGCGCTGCTCACCGGCGTCGCCATCGGCCTGACCATCGGGACGATCGTGGTGAAGATCGGCATCCCGTCCTTCGTGGTGACGTTGGCCGCGTTCCTGGCCTTGCAGGGCGTCGCGCTGAAGATCATGGACAACGGCCGCAATATCTCCATCCACGACGAGACCATCGTCGCCATCGCCAATAAGAATGTGCCGCCACTGCTCGGCTGGGTCATCTACGCGGTGCTGCTCGCGGGATTCGCGGTAATCCAGTTCCGAAAGCTACGGGCCCGCACCAAACTCGGGCTCACCGGTGAGACCGGACCGGTGATCGCGCTGCGCATCGCGGCGGTGGCGATCGTGGGCGGTGCGGCCGTGCTGATCCTCAACGACGAACGCAGCCGCAACCCGGCGCTGCACTCACTCAAGGGCATGCCCATCGTGGTGCCGTTGATCATCGCGCTGCTGCTGCTGTGGACGTTCGTACTCAACCGCACGTCCTTCGGCAGACATATCTACGCGGTCGGCGGCAGCACCGAGGCGGCGCGGCGCGCGGGCATCCCGGTCGATCGGATCAAGATCGCGGCGTTCGTGCTGTGTTCGACGATGGCCGCGGTCGGTGGGCTGATCGCGGCCTCGCGCGCCAACTCCGTCGACCCGAATACCGGTGGCAGCGATGTGTTGCTGACCGCTGTCGGAGCGGCGGTGATCGGTGGCACCAGTCTGTTCGGCGGACGCGGGCGCATGCTCGACGCGGTGCTCGGTGCGGCAGTGGTCGCGGTGATCAATAACGGAATGGGCCTGATGGGCTACAGCGCGGGCACCAAATTCGTTGTGACAGGATTCGTCCTGCTGCTGGCGGCGGGGGTGGACGCCCTGTCGCGTAAGCGTGCGTTGCCAGGTAGTTGA
- a CDS encoding ROK family protein: MRAAPSPDEIRRQNLAVLLRHVHLSGPVSRAVLAERMGLNRSTILALTADLAAAGLVSEELPGQTGKAGRPSLVVRPESERVYGLALDVGADRLAVARVGLGGVILDRRETPRPSGTFDPNDVITALAALAENMIRESGPETVCVGVGVAFCGMVREQDGVVRYGPNIGWVDVPVGALLSERLGLRVAVGNNANLGALAECERGVGVGIADMIYLHGEVGIGGGIIMGGKMLGGEGGYGGEVGHMIVNPGGRACTCGSRGCLEAEAGELALIAAAGRTDLTGRAAVEAIVDAAARGDATARDALHQIGDWLGYGVANLVNIFNPTMVIFGGVLREIYLASAAQVRSRLAVNGLLAVRERVRLRTSALADDAPLVGAAELAFADVLTDPLQTLARISRR; encoded by the coding sequence ATGAGAGCTGCACCTTCCCCGGACGAGATCCGGCGGCAGAACCTTGCCGTGCTACTGCGGCATGTGCACCTGAGCGGACCGGTGTCGCGCGCGGTGCTCGCGGAGCGAATGGGGCTCAACCGCAGCACCATTCTGGCGTTGACCGCCGACCTCGCCGCGGCCGGTCTGGTCAGCGAGGAGCTGCCCGGCCAGACGGGTAAGGCCGGGCGGCCATCGTTGGTGGTGCGTCCCGAATCGGAACGGGTGTACGGGCTGGCGTTGGATGTGGGCGCGGACCGGCTCGCGGTTGCCAGGGTCGGGTTGGGTGGGGTGATTCTCGATCGTCGGGAAACACCCCGTCCCAGCGGCACATTCGATCCGAATGACGTGATCACCGCATTGGCCGCCTTGGCGGAGAACATGATTCGCGAATCCGGGCCCGAGACCGTATGTGTGGGTGTGGGAGTCGCGTTCTGCGGGATGGTGCGCGAGCAGGACGGTGTCGTCCGGTACGGCCCGAATATCGGCTGGGTCGATGTGCCGGTCGGTGCGCTGCTGTCCGAGCGGCTCGGTCTGCGCGTCGCGGTCGGCAACAATGCCAACCTCGGCGCGCTCGCCGAATGCGAACGCGGCGTTGGGGTCGGCATCGCGGACATGATCTACCTGCACGGCGAGGTGGGCATCGGCGGCGGCATCATCATGGGCGGCAAGATGCTCGGTGGTGAGGGCGGTTACGGCGGCGAGGTCGGGCACATGATCGTCAATCCTGGTGGGCGGGCCTGCACCTGCGGTTCGCGCGGCTGTCTGGAAGCCGAGGCGGGCGAACTCGCGTTGATCGCGGCCGCCGGGCGCACCGATCTCACCGGCCGCGCGGCGGTCGAGGCGATTGTGGATGCCGCCGCCCGCGGCGACGCCACCGCCCGAGACGCATTGCACCAGATCGGTGATTGGCTCGGCTACGGCGTCGCCAACCTGGTCAACATCTTCAATCCCACCATGGTCATCTTCGGTGGTGTGCTGCGCGAGATCTACCTCGCCTCCGCCGCCCAGGTTCGCAGCCGACTGGCGGTGAACGGCCTGCTCGCCGTCCGCGAGCGCGTCCGGTTGCGTACGTCCGCCCTCGCCGACGACGCCCCCCTGGTCGGCGCCGCCGAACTCGCCTTCGCCGATGTCCTCACCGACCCACTCCAAACCTTGGCCCGCATCTCGCGTCGCTGA